The following are from one region of the Prionailurus bengalensis isolate Pbe53 chromosome A2, Fcat_Pben_1.1_paternal_pri, whole genome shotgun sequence genome:
- the LOC122488310 gene encoding solute carrier family 35 member F4-like, with protein KLLIILSVSSSWVGTTQIVKITYKNFYCPFFMTWFSTNWNIMFFPVYYSGHLATAQEKQSPMKKFRECSRIFGEDGLTLKLFLKRTAPFSILWTLTNYLYLLALKKLTATDVSALFCCNKAFVFLLSWIVLKDRFMGVRIVAAIMAITGIVMMAYADNFHTDSIIGVAFAVGSASTSALYKVLFKMFLGSANFGEAAHFVSTLGFFNLIFISFTPVVLYFTKVEHWSSFAALPWGYLCGMAGLWLAFNILVNVGVVLTYPILISIGTVLSVPGNAAVDLLKQEVIFNVVRLAATIIICIGFLLMLLPEEWDEITLRFIKKNGCKIFHSK; from the coding sequence AAACTTTTGATCATCTTGTCAGTCTCATCGTCTTGGGTTGGAACCACACAGATTGTAAAAATTACTTACAAGAACTTCTACTGTCCATTTTTCATGACTTGGTTTTCAACAAACTGGAACATTATGTTTTTCCCAGTCTACTATTCTGGTCATCTGGCCACTGCTCAAGAAAAGCAGTCTCCAATGAAAAAATTCAGGGAATGCAGTCGGATTTTTGGTGAAGATGGTCTGACATTGAAGCTCTTCCTTAAAAGAACTGCTCCCTTTTCTATTCTATGGACTTTGACTAATTACCTGTATTTACTGGCTTTAAAGAAGTTGACAGCCACGGATGTCTCTGCTCTGTTCTGTTGTAACAAAGCCTTTGTCTTCTTGCTGTCGTGGATCGTGCTGAAAGACAGGTTCATGGGAGTGAGGATAGTTGCTGCAATAATGGCCATTACCGGCATCGTCATGATGGCATATGCAGATAATTTCCACACTGATTCGATCATAGGAGTGGCCTTTGCAGTGGGTTCAGCCTCTACGTCTGCGTTATACAAGGTTTTGTTTAAGATGTTTCTCGGAAGTGCCAACTTTGGTGAAGCGGCACACTTTGTCTCCACGTTGGGTTTCTTCAATTTAATCTTCATCTCTTTCACCCCGGTCGTCCTGTATTTCACCAAGGTGGAACACTGGTCCTCATTTGCAGCTCTGCCGTGGGGCTATCTCTGTGGGATGGCCGGGCTGTGGCTGGCCTTCAACATCCTGGTGAATGTCGGCGTGGTGCTGACATACCCAATCCTGATCTCCATTGGGACAGTGCTCAGCGTTCCTGGAAATGCAGCTGTGGATCTCCTGAAGCAGGAGGTGATATTCAATGTTGTCCGCCTGGCCGCTACGATCATCATCTGCATTGGGTTTCTGCTGATGCTCTTGCCAGAGGAGTGGGATGAAATTACCCTCAGATTCATCAAAAAAAATGGCTGCAAAATATTCCATTCcaaataa